One genomic window of Luteitalea pratensis includes the following:
- the ilvC gene encoding ketol-acid reductoisomerase translates to MPAQVFYDKDADLALIQGKKVAIIGYGSQGHAHALNLKDSGVDVRIGLRAGSVSANKAEAAGVRVVSVADAAKEADVIMMLAPDTVQPGVYKKDIAPNLTAGKMLMFAHGFNIRYNTIVPPADVDVTMVAPKSPGHRVREVFEEGGGVPGLVAVHQDATGHARALTMSYAKGIGVTRAGVIETTFTEETETDLFGEQAVLCGGTAELVKAGFETLVEAGYQPEIAYFECLHELKLIVDLMYRGGLNYMRYSVSDTAEAGDYYTGPRIVTAETRKAMKQVLAEIQDGTFAKKWIQENEDGRPWFNKARAEEQTQTLEEVGAKLRAMMPFLNPVTHKPQEQNAPVNA, encoded by the coding sequence ATGCCTGCACAAGTTTTCTATGACAAGGACGCCGACCTCGCTCTCATCCAGGGCAAGAAAGTCGCGATCATCGGCTACGGCTCGCAAGGTCACGCGCACGCGCTGAACCTAAAGGACAGCGGCGTCGACGTGCGCATCGGCCTCCGCGCCGGCAGCGTGTCGGCCAACAAGGCCGAGGCCGCCGGCGTCCGGGTGGTCAGCGTCGCCGACGCGGCCAAGGAAGCCGACGTCATCATGATGCTCGCGCCCGACACGGTGCAGCCCGGCGTCTACAAGAAGGACATCGCTCCGAATCTGACCGCCGGCAAGATGCTGATGTTCGCGCACGGGTTCAACATCCGCTACAACACGATCGTGCCGCCGGCCGACGTGGACGTGACGATGGTGGCGCCCAAGTCGCCGGGGCATCGCGTCCGCGAGGTGTTCGAGGAAGGCGGTGGCGTGCCGGGCCTCGTCGCCGTCCACCAGGACGCCACCGGTCACGCGCGTGCGCTGACGATGTCGTACGCCAAGGGGATCGGCGTGACCCGCGCGGGCGTCATCGAGACGACGTTCACCGAGGAAACCGAGACCGACCTGTTCGGCGAGCAGGCCGTGCTCTGCGGCGGCACGGCCGAACTCGTCAAGGCCGGCTTCGAGACGCTCGTCGAGGCGGGATACCAGCCAGAAATCGCGTACTTCGAGTGTCTCCACGAGCTGAAGCTGATCGTCGACCTCATGTACCGGGGTGGCCTCAACTACATGCGCTACTCGGTCAGCGACACGGCCGAAGCCGGCGACTACTACACCGGGCCGCGCATCGTGACCGCCGAGACGCGCAAGGCGATGAAGCAGGTGCTTGCCGAGATCCAGGACGGGACGTTTGCCAAAAAGTGGATCCAGGAGAACGAGGACGGTCGTCCCTGGTTCAACAAGGCCCGCGCCGAGGAGCAGACGCAGACGCTCGAGGAAGTCGGCGCGAAGCTCCGGGCGATGATGCCGTTCCTCAACCCCGTGACGCACAAGCCGCAGGAACAGAACGCACCGGTCAACGCGTAA
- the ilvN gene encoding acetolactate synthase small subunit: protein MNTFVVLVEDHPGVLTRVSGLIRRRGFNIDSLTVGHTETPGVSRMTIAVEADEFGARRIEANLYKLIEVLRVDNVTRRPSIFRELAILKVKTTHETRAQIFQLVPVYRARIIDVSPESLVIEITGNEDKVNSLIEVLEPYGIVEMARTGRLAMLRGTGTASKPPEDEQDFGAAKAEEDLVSHSV, encoded by the coding sequence ATGAATACCTTCGTGGTGCTCGTCGAAGATCACCCTGGTGTCCTGACCCGCGTCAGCGGGCTGATCCGGCGCCGCGGCTTCAACATCGATTCGCTCACCGTCGGCCACACCGAGACGCCCGGCGTGTCGCGGATGACGATCGCCGTCGAAGCCGACGAGTTCGGCGCCCGCCGCATCGAGGCGAACCTGTACAAGCTGATCGAGGTGCTGCGTGTCGACAACGTCACCCGCCGGCCGTCGATCTTCCGCGAGCTCGCCATCCTCAAGGTGAAGACCACGCACGAGACGCGCGCGCAGATCTTCCAGCTCGTGCCGGTGTACCGTGCGCGGATCATCGACGTCTCCCCCGAGTCGCTCGTGATCGAGATCACGGGCAACGAGGACAAGGTCAACAGCCTGATCGAGGTGCTCGAGCCCTACGGGATCGTCGAGATGGCGCGCACGGGCCGCCTGGCGATGCTGCGCGGGACCGGCACGGCCAGCAAGCCACCCGAAGACGAGCAGGACTTCGGCGCGGCCAAGGCCGAAGAAGACCTGGTTTCACATTCGGTATAA
- the ilvB gene encoding biosynthetic-type acetolactate synthase large subunit has translation MKKTGAQILWESLVREGVTCVFGYPGGAILPAYDAMLDYPIRHILVRHEQGATHMADGFARATGQVGVAIATSGPGATNMVTGIATAMMDSVPIVCITGQVGSKAIGSDAFQETDITGITLPITKHNYLVTRPEEVARVVREAFYVARSGRPGPVLIDITKDCQQSSCEFEWPEEPKLRGYRPSHKPSSREVEQALELIHSAKRPIILAGRGIQLSNAREAVLKFAEQANVPIAMTLLGLGAIPASHPLNLGMMGMHGEAWVNTAIQEADLLLAFGMRFDDRVTGNIKTYAPNARKIHIEIDPAELNKNVRVDVGLIGDLRETLEQLQPQVEPCDRSDWLAYISMLKGDSAVRDIQNLPDNGHLYAAHVINDLWRETRDRETIVVTDVGQHQMWEAQYYKHEEPRSLITSGGLGTMGFALPAAIGAKVARPDAEVWVVVGDGGFQMTMCELATIAQEGIDINIAIINNGFLGMVRQWQEFFYERRYAATPLVNPDFVKLTEAFGLKAMRVTSRSEVVGAVREASAHQGTVLIDFRVEQEDSVYPMVPAGNDLHNMIRRPSAIIETGADA, from the coding sequence ATGAAGAAGACCGGAGCCCAAATTCTGTGGGAGAGCCTGGTGCGCGAAGGCGTCACCTGCGTGTTCGGTTACCCCGGCGGCGCGATCCTGCCGGCGTACGACGCGATGCTCGACTACCCGATCCGCCACATCCTGGTGCGCCATGAACAGGGCGCCACGCACATGGCCGATGGCTTTGCGCGCGCGACGGGCCAGGTCGGAGTCGCGATCGCGACCAGCGGCCCCGGTGCCACCAACATGGTCACCGGCATCGCGACGGCGATGATGGACTCGGTGCCGATCGTCTGCATCACCGGGCAGGTGGGCAGCAAGGCCATCGGGTCGGACGCCTTCCAGGAAACCGACATCACCGGTATCACGCTGCCGATCACCAAGCACAACTACCTGGTGACGCGCCCCGAGGAGGTCGCTCGCGTCGTCCGCGAAGCCTTCTACGTGGCGCGCTCCGGCCGGCCCGGCCCGGTACTGATCGACATCACCAAGGACTGCCAGCAGTCCTCGTGCGAGTTCGAGTGGCCCGAGGAGCCGAAGCTGCGCGGCTATCGGCCCTCGCACAAGCCGAGCTCGCGTGAAGTCGAGCAGGCGCTCGAGCTGATTCATTCGGCCAAGCGCCCGATCATCCTGGCAGGCCGCGGCATCCAGCTCTCGAACGCGCGCGAAGCGGTGCTCAAGTTCGCGGAACAGGCCAACGTGCCGATCGCGATGACGCTGCTCGGCCTCGGCGCGATCCCGGCGAGCCACCCGCTCAATCTCGGGATGATGGGCATGCACGGCGAGGCCTGGGTCAACACCGCGATCCAGGAGGCGGACCTGTTGCTTGCCTTCGGCATGCGTTTCGACGACCGCGTCACCGGCAACATCAAGACGTACGCCCCGAATGCCCGCAAGATCCACATCGAGATCGATCCCGCGGAGCTGAACAAGAACGTCCGCGTCGACGTCGGCCTGATCGGGGACCTGCGCGAGACGCTCGAGCAGTTGCAGCCACAGGTCGAGCCGTGCGACCGCAGCGACTGGCTCGCGTACATCTCGATGTTGAAGGGCGACTCCGCCGTCCGCGACATCCAGAATCTGCCCGACAACGGCCATCTCTACGCCGCACACGTGATCAACGACCTGTGGCGCGAGACGCGCGACCGCGAGACGATCGTCGTCACCGACGTCGGCCAGCACCAGATGTGGGAGGCGCAGTACTACAAGCACGAGGAGCCGCGCTCGCTCATCACCTCGGGCGGACTCGGGACGATGGGCTTTGCGCTGCCCGCCGCGATCGGTGCCAAGGTCGCACGACCGGACGCGGAGGTCTGGGTGGTCGTCGGCGACGGCGGCTTCCAGATGACGATGTGCGAGTTGGCGACGATTGCCCAGGAAGGCATCGACATCAACATCGCCATCATCAACAACGGCTTCCTCGGCATGGTCCGGCAGTGGCAGGAGTTCTTCTACGAGCGCCGCTACGCCGCCACGCCGCTGGTCAATCCCGACTTCGTCAAGCTCACCGAGGCCTTCGGGCTCAAGGCGATGCGGGTCACCTCGCGCAGCGAAGTCGTCGGCGCGGTGCGCGAGGCCAGTGCGCATCAGGGCACGGTGCTCATCGACTTCCGCGTCGAGCAGGAAGACTCGGTGTATCCGATGGTCCCCGCAGGCAACGACCTGCACAACATGATCCGGCGCCCGAGCGCCATCATCGAAACCGGAGCGGACGCATGA
- the ilvD gene encoding dihydroxy-acid dehydratase: MSDLNKHKSAALTDGPSRAAARAMLKACAFTDEDLAKPLVGVANTWTEIGPCNFHLRRLAEHVKAGVRAAGGTPMEFNTVAVSDGITMGAEGMRASLVSREVIADSIELVTFGHHLDAVVMLCGCDKTIPGTIMALARLNIPGVILYGGSIAPGTWQGKDVTIQDVFEGIGAQAAGRISLVELKDLEDKACPGAGACGGQFTANTMAMVAEFLGVAAMGSVSIPATLPEKEAVAEQAGHLAMSLLRRGVRPRDLITRTALENAITGVVATGGSTNAVMHLLAIAHEAGVALSIDDFNAINDRTPLLADLKPGGRYVAADLHAAGGTGVVCQRLVTAGLIDGSAQTVTGRTIGEEATAVRETAGQDVVRPFDAPLKPTGGLLVLHGNIAPQGCVVKVAGSSLAGHQGPARVFEGEEAAFAAVQAGAINAGDVVVIRHEGPKGGPGMREMLGVTAAIMGAGLGDTVALLTDGRFSGATRGLMAGHVAPEAVAGGPIAAIRDGDIITFDLKQRRLQMAVSDDEIERRLASYAPPAPRYTTGVMAKYASLVSSASEGAITRPAATLANTIPAREPVNR; this comes from the coding sequence ATGAGCGACCTGAACAAGCACAAGAGCGCCGCGCTGACCGATGGCCCGAGCCGGGCCGCGGCGCGCGCGATGCTCAAGGCCTGCGCCTTCACCGACGAGGACCTCGCCAAGCCCCTGGTCGGGGTCGCCAACACCTGGACCGAAATCGGTCCGTGCAACTTCCACCTGCGGCGGCTGGCCGAGCACGTGAAGGCGGGCGTGCGGGCCGCGGGCGGCACGCCGATGGAGTTCAACACGGTCGCGGTCTCCGATGGCATCACCATGGGCGCCGAGGGGATGCGTGCCTCGCTCGTCAGCCGCGAGGTCATTGCCGACTCCATCGAGCTTGTGACCTTTGGGCACCACCTCGACGCCGTCGTCATGCTGTGCGGCTGTGACAAGACCATTCCCGGCACGATCATGGCGCTGGCGCGCCTGAACATCCCCGGCGTGATCCTCTACGGCGGCTCCATCGCTCCCGGCACGTGGCAGGGCAAGGACGTCACCATCCAGGACGTGTTCGAGGGCATCGGCGCGCAAGCCGCCGGGCGCATCTCGCTCGTCGAACTCAAGGACCTCGAGGACAAGGCGTGTCCGGGCGCCGGGGCGTGCGGCGGCCAGTTCACGGCCAACACCATGGCGATGGTCGCCGAGTTCCTCGGCGTCGCCGCGATGGGCAGTGTCAGCATCCCCGCGACCCTGCCCGAGAAGGAGGCCGTCGCCGAACAGGCCGGTCACCTGGCGATGTCGCTGCTGCGCCGCGGCGTGCGGCCGCGCGATTTGATCACGCGCACCGCCCTCGAGAACGCCATCACCGGCGTCGTCGCCACTGGCGGCTCCACCAACGCGGTGATGCACCTGCTCGCAATCGCCCATGAAGCCGGCGTCGCGTTGAGCATCGACGACTTCAACGCGATCAACGATCGCACCCCGCTGCTCGCGGACCTGAAGCCGGGTGGCCGCTATGTGGCCGCCGACCTGCACGCCGCCGGCGGCACCGGCGTCGTGTGCCAGCGGCTCGTCACCGCGGGCCTCATCGACGGCTCCGCGCAAACGGTCACCGGCCGGACCATCGGCGAGGAGGCCACGGCGGTCCGCGAAACAGCGGGACAGGATGTGGTGCGTCCCTTCGATGCGCCCTTGAAACCGACCGGCGGCCTGCTCGTGCTGCACGGCAACATCGCGCCGCAGGGGTGCGTCGTCAAGGTCGCCGGCTCGTCGCTGGCCGGTCACCAGGGGCCGGCGCGGGTCTTCGAGGGCGAGGAAGCAGCGTTTGCGGCCGTCCAGGCTGGCGCCATCAACGCCGGCGATGTCGTGGTGATTCGCCATGAAGGCCCCAAGGGCGGTCCGGGCATGCGCGAGATGCTCGGGGTCACCGCGGCGATCATGGGCGCCGGCCTCGGCGACACCGTCGCCCTGCTGACCGACGGACGCTTCTCCGGAGCCACGCGCGGCCTGATGGCCGGTCACGTGGCCCCCGAAGCCGTGGCCGGCGGACCGATTGCCGCGATCCGCGACGGCGACATCATCACGTTCGACCTGAAGCAACGCCGCCTCCAGATGGCGGTGAGCGACGACGAGATCGAGCGGCGGCTCGCGTCATACGCCCCACCGGCGCCACGATACACGACCGGGGTCATGGCCAAGTACGCCAGCCTCGTGTCGTCGGCCTCCGAGGGCGCCATCACGCGTCCGGCGGCGACGCTGGCCAACACGATTCCGGCCCGGGAGCCGGTCAACCGATAG